atttactaTACTCtggaataatagtgaggacatcaaaactatgaaataacacatatggaatcatgaaggaaccaaagaagtgttaaacaaatcaaaacatattttatatttgagattctaaaAAGTAACAACCGTTTGCCTTGACAGTtttccacactcttggcattctctcaaccagcttaatggggtagtcacctggaatgcatttcaattaacaggtgtgcattgttaaacgttaatttgtggaatttcttaaccttcttaatgcgtttgagccaatcactgGTGTTGTGACattgtaggggtggtatacagaagatagccctatttggtaaaagaccaagttaaTTTCTGGCAATCTCGATGGGGGTGCcaaagggttcaattctcaggccaactattttctctgtatatatcaatgatgtgtcgcacttgctgctggtgattctctgatccacctctacgcagacgacaccattctgtacacatctggcccttctttggacaaacCTCCAAaagagcttcaacgccatacaactctccttcagtggcctccaactgcttttaaatgctagtaaaactgctcttcaaccgattgttgcccgcaccctcccgcccgactagcatcacgactctggacggttctgacttagaatatgtggacaactacaaatacctaggtgtctggttagactgtaaactctccctccagactcacataaaacatctccaatccaaagttaaatctagaattggctttctatttcgcaacaaagcatccttcactcatgctgccaaacataccctcgtaaaactgaccatcctaccgatccttgactttggcaatgtcatttacaaaattgcctccaacactctaatcagcaaattggatgcagtctatcacagtgcaatccgttttatcaccaaagccccatgtactaccccccactgcgacctctatgctctcgttggctggccttcactacatattcgttgccaaacccactggctccaggacagctataagtctttgctaggtaaagccccgccttatctcagctcactgggtCAGCATAGCAACACcaacccgtagcatgcgctccagcaggtatattgcactggtcatctccaaagccaacacctcctttggctgcctttccttccagttatctcctgccaatgactggaacgaattgcaaacatctctgaagctggagtcttatagctccctaactttaagcatcagctgtcagagcagcttaccgattgctgcagctgtacacagcccatctgtaaatagcccacccgactacctcatccccatattattacttacgcTCTTGCTCCTTTACTCCTCAGtagctctacttgcacatcatcatctgcacatctatcacgccagtattaatgctaaattgtaattatttttgcctCTAGAGCCTATTTATTGTCTACCtccctacatttgcacacactgtacatagatttttctatttttcttttgcGTTGACTGTAAGACACTGTAAGAGACTAAGTTCAAGTAAgacactcaacatcaactgttctgaggagactgtgtgaatcaggccttaatgggcaaattgctgcaaagaaaccactactaaaaggacaccaataagaaaatgAAGAGACTCACTTGGGCTAAAAAACACAAgcagtggacattagaccggtggaaatctgtcctttggtttgacaagtccaaatttgagatttttggttccaaccgccgtgtcgttgtgagacacagagtaggtgaacggatgatctccgcatgtgttgttcccaccgtgaagcatggaagaggtggtgtgatggtgctttgctggtgacactgtctgggatttatttggaagcattccaggtgaagctgaaaAAAAGGGGGGAAAATAGCAGCAGTTGTGGCCTTTAGCTCAGCCCGAATGTTGCCTGtagtccatggcttctggttgggatatgtacgtacagtcactgtggggacgacgtcatcaatgcacttgtTTACGAAGCCGTGATttcctgccatggccagcgaagagcccggatctcaatcccattgagcacatctgggacctgttggatcggagggtgagggctattccccccagaaatgtcagggaacttgcaggtgcctttgttggaagagtggggtaacatctcacatcaagaactggcaaatctggtgcagtccatgaggaggagacgccctgtagtacttaatgcagctggtggcaacaccagatactgactgttacttttgattttgacccctcctttgttcagggacacattattcaatttctgttagtcacatgtcagtggaacttgttcagtttatgtctcagctgttgaatcttatgttcatacaaatatttacacgttaagtttgctgaaaataaacgcagttgacagcgagaggacgtttcttttttgccgAGTTTAGATTAAGTCTCTCTtcgtaaatagtatggtctacagcttatcgtgaggtattctacctcaggcaccagctgttgttaacaaagagaaACGCACCCCTCACTTCAGCTTACCTGGGGCTTCCCTTTGATCCTGCAGATGCATAGAAAAACCAGCTAGAcatattatccatgtccttgttcaacCATGACGGACActgagaaacataggatattacagttcttctggtcccgttgataggatagtctcgaacggagccATCCAGTTTGTTCTCCGGTGATTCTCCAATAGAACAGAGGGTAAAGGCGGACTATTTATTCGTCAGGATGCTCGCATGTCGGCCTCCCTTATGCCGTCTCTTTTCcgagtccctgggattagggccTGATCCAGGGCGAGCAGTATGCCCTGTTCCACAGATTAGTTTATTTTCcgagtccctgggattagggccTGATCCAGGGCGACCAATATGCCCTGTTCCACAGATTTGTTTCTTTTCcgagtccctgggattagggccTGATCCAAGGCGAGCAGTATGCCCTGTTCCACAGATTTGTTTCTTTTCcgagtccctgggattagggccTGATCCAGTGCGACCAATATGCCCTGTTCCACAGATTTGTTTCTTTTCcgagtccctgggattagggccTGATCCAGGGCGAGCAGTATGCCCTGTTCCACAGATTTGTTTCTTTTCcgagtccctgggattagggccTGATCCAGGGCGACCAATATGCCCTGTTCCACAGATTTGTTTCTTTTCcgagtccctgggattagggccTGATCCAGGGTGACCAGTATGCCCTGTTCCACAGATTTGTTTCTTTTCcgagtccctgggattagggccTGATCCAGGGCGGCCAGTATGCCCTGTTCCACAGATTCGTTGAAGTAGAAATCTGAATCCAAATCAAGGTTAGCgattgctgttctgatgtccagaagctcttttcgggaATAGTAAACTATGATcagcacaaaaaaacaaaacagcagAACTGGTTATGAGCCTGTAGAACAGGCCTGTAGCCTGTATCCATCGCAGCGCAATTCTAATCAGGTATTTGcttggggctctggtcaaatgtagtgcactacatagagaatagggtgccattttggatgccgATCACATCTTAACTCAAGAGAACTCAGTCCTCCTCACTCACCCTTCACACTGTCATAGCTGGGGTTGTAGAAACAGAAGTTATCGGTCAACTCTCTGCGCACCACCAGTTCTTCTGTGAAGGAGGAAACGGACTCGCCGGCACTCTTCCCACAGCACTTTACCTGCAGCACCACGCGCTGGGCAGACAAGTGACCTGGAGATAGgtagggatggaggtagggatggagatagggatagagggatagagagcaggaggaagagaaggagggacagtcagtggAGTCCACCTTGAGCTTCAGAAATAAGTTTTAAAAACATTAGCATACAAATAACACTGGATACGAGCAGGCCTGCAAAGCCTGTGTTTCTTTAGGTGGGAGTGGGGCTTCTCACCGGGTGGGTGCTAGATGTATAAGGTCATAAGAAGTGTGTTTGTAGGCTGGTATCAGGTGAACACTGTGTTTTGAGTTGGCATGTTGAATTTAATTCAACATTTAGAAAGGAGAGAGCTGACACAGGTGTGTATTGCAGGCTCATAGTGGGTGTGTAATTATAGGCTGAAATAACACTATAGTTTGTATTGGCACAAATTCCAGTAAGCGGCTTCCCCAACTGACCGAAACGGATCCACGGCGAGAGCTGACTAACGGCAGAAGAATTGGGGTTGTTCCTCTGAGTGGCAAAGTTCTTGAGGCGCAGGTCGATGAAAGATTCCAACATGGCTATGCCTGCTGCAGTGCCAGACTTGGCCCAATCCACCTCCTCCACCGTCCTGTCCACCTCCAGAGAGGCCAATGCCTCTGCCCAGTCTACTGGCTGGAAGGAGAGAAGAGCTTCATTTATTTAAGGTTGTGAAAAGTTTAATGGAGTGGCCTATACCAACAGAGGAGGAAAGACGATGGGAAAGATATGAGGAAGAACTTAGGTCTTCTCTAAAAACAACATCAAACTTACTTCCACTTTGGTGTTTGCAGGTCTGGAGGGACTTGATAGGTGTAAGCAATACAACAGAAGCTGCATTGGAAGGCTTTGCAAAGTCATCACCTTATTGCTTACACCTATCCTGTGCATTCTGCTAATACGGTGGAAAGGAGACGGTGGGGGCTATGGGTTGTTTTCTGATCAGACAAGAATTTAACCAACCCAGAGACCAACTCATTAACCAACCCAGTTTAGTGGATTGTGTCAATACAAATACCATTAAGGAATCCCTCATCTTAACGAGGCCCACCTTCTATAAGCAACCTCTTACTTTGGCGGTTCGGAGAGCagtgtgtgggtgtttgtccaCTAAAGGCATCTCTGTGAGGAACTCCTTCAGAAGCTTGGTGATCTTGTTACGGATCGTCCTGGCAGAATACTCCAGCTTGTCTGATGCCACCCAGCAGGGCACCACGTTATGGGCATCGACCTGCGGTAGTGACGGGGAGACGTGGTAGTTGACAGACTGGAAATCCTTTGTTAATATAGCCTGAGAAATTGAAGGAAGAAAGCTATACAGGAATTCAATAGGTGTTCAGTGTTGGTATAACAGAGTGAATTCCATCCCTGTCTACCCAACACGGGACACAAACCTTCTAACACAAATCTTTTGCACAATGATACTCTAGAAGCTCCGGCCCCCCAATAACACTGACCCAGAAAAATAAATGCATCTGGGTGCGACTTTCATCTGACTtttaccccataatgttaaatcAAGCCACAACACACCGTCTGTGCATTTTTGTGATACATTTGACAAAAATGTTCGCAAATTGCCatgcaaaatatcagaattgctGCAGCAAAATAAAGCACTTTTACACGCAACtatcacattttttttaaaaccgCAAAGTAATCCTGAAGGGACTGATCTGCATACTTGTATGAAGGGGATATCACACAATAAATGCAACACGGAACCGAAACCGGATGCgcacgtgcgccatcgtgcataaatgtatttctcccattacaccaaacgcgatcacgacacacaggttaaaatatcaaaaccaactctgaaccaatgacattaatttggggacaggtcgaaaagcatgaaacatgtatggcaatttagctagttagcttgctagttaatttgtcctttttagctagcttgctgttgctagctaatttgtcctgggatataaacattgagttgttattttacctgaaatgcacaaggtcctctactccgccaattaatccacacataaaatggtcaagcgaattgtttctagtcatctctcctccttccaggctttttcatctttgaatttatatggtgatccatctacactttcatagtattaccacgacaaccggcaaaacagtttgtctttcaatcacccacgtgggtataaccaatgaggagatggcacgtgggtacctgcttctataaaccaatgaggggatgggagaggcaggtcttgcagcgcgatctgcgtcagaaataggaatgacttctattttagcccttggcaacgcgaTGCTCGCGCACGCGacatgtccggtctggtcagcatgtaagtaATCCTGAAGGGACTGATCTTCACACTTGTATGAAAGGGATATCACACAAAAAATGCTAAGTATTCCTGAAGCGACTGATCTTCATACTTGTATGAAGGGGATATCTGACGGAAGCCCCTTTTTGACCTCCTCCACCCACTGCAGCGGTGTCCTTAGAGAGGAGAAGTCGGTCACTACTGCCCCAAAACTCCAGTCCGCCACAAACCCTGGCAGCAATTCTCCAGCGAAGCCATGGAGCAGGTGGAACTGAATATCCAGGGCACTGCAGTCCTGTGAAAGGGGGGAAAAATAAGTGCATGGGACAAGAAGGAAGTAGGTATAGAGGAGAATCTCAATTGGAATATCTTGATTCCTTTCGCCCCCTAGCATCCACTCGAGTAGGAGGAGGAAACGTGGAAAGAAATGCACTTGTAAGAAATGAGTCTGTCCTCCTCTAGCACTCCATCaggcaaattacatttacataaataaaataaaaatgtactcagttctgcctccagggaaAGACTCATGGCAATAAAAGTCAACCTACTCCCTAGATAGAAAGAACAGGGAAGAGAACACACAAGTCATTTTCACCCCAGACAACAATGGAGGGTTTCTCTACCTTTGCAACTTCCTCCAGTCCCCTCAGCATGAAGCCAAAATGGCGGATGGTGGCCAACTCTGAGTTTTGTGATACCACCAAACAGAAACAGATATGCAGGGGCAGCTTCTCTTCGAGGGCAAGCTGCTGGGCATAGATCAACGCCCAGTTATCTACAGAAAGAGTCAAAGAGAGAAGCAAACATTCTGTTACTGGTGAATATGGCTGCAAATACTGAAAAGAATCCACCCAAAAAAAATCCCACTACAATGTCAACCCAAACTATACTGGCTTGAATAGTTTATTTTTTCCATT
The sequence above is a segment of the Oncorhynchus nerka isolate Pitt River linkage group LG20, Oner_Uvic_2.0, whole genome shotgun sequence genome. Coding sequences within it:
- the cpdp gene encoding CPD photolyase, yielding MHRSLLLIPASKHIWKFVTLESQRHCSFTKLVGPSSINNQTTMPAEKRKATFVKMDNTKRQKLQAVKDGKRERVEGWLQDVVAEQRKEKKDLKFNKQRLRFLSQTQKIKQGSEGVVYWMNRDHRVQDNWALIYAQQLALEEKLPLHICFCLVVSQNSELATIRHFGFMLRGLEEVAKDCSALDIQFHLLHGFAGELLPGFVADWSFGAVVTDFSSLRTPLQWVEEVKKGLPSDIPFIQVDAHNVVPCWVASDKLEYSARTIRNKITKLLKEFLTEMPLVDKHPHTALRTAKPVDWAEALASLEVDRTVEEVDWAKSGTAAGIAMLESFIDLRLKNFATQRNNPNSSAVSQLSPWIRFGHLSAQRVVLQVKCCGKSAGESVSSFTEELVVRRELTDNFCFYNPSYDSVKGANDWAQKTLKDHAKDPRPYVYTREQLEKAQTHDKLWNAAQYQMVIEGKMHGFLRMYWAKKILEWTSSPEGALSIAIYLNDRYELDGQDPNGFVGCMWSICGVHDQGWAERPIFGKIRYMNYKGCTRKFDVAQFERKYCPKDL